A stretch of Telopea speciosissima isolate NSW1024214 ecotype Mountain lineage chromosome 11, Tspe_v1, whole genome shotgun sequence DNA encodes these proteins:
- the LOC122645335 gene encoding uncharacterized protein LOC122645335: MVNEEWLSAFPSSHVNLDSPDISDHSTISLAIQSFPSFGLKPFKYFDTWASHPSFLTIVVQAWEKPVTAFSSPLIAFSRKLKNVKAAFKDWNSNTFGNISQQVLECKDRLGSIQIRLQSDHCNGALADEEKATSLELSSLLAREESFQKQKSRIKRLELGDSNSAYFHRSLKAKVNANSIFHLTAQDGSIVSTVKGIKDLAVQHFKGLFTSS; encoded by the coding sequence ATGGTCAATGAGGAATGGCTTTcagccttcccttcttctcatgTCAACTTAGACAGCCCAGACATTTCAGACCACTCCACCATCTCTCTAGCTATTCagtccttcccttcctttggcCTCAAACCCTTTAAATACTTCGACACATGGGCCTCTCACCCCTCTTTTTTAACCATAGTCGTTCAGGCTTGGGAAAAACCTGTCACTGCTTTTTCTTCCCCGCTCATTGCATTTTCTAgaaagctcaaaaatgtcaaggcaGCTTTCAAGGATTGGAATTCCAATACTTTTGGGAACATATCTCAACAGGTTTTGGAATGCAAGGACAGACTTGGCTCAATTCAGATTCGGCTGCAATCGGATCATTGCAATGGTGCTTTAGCAGATGAAGAAAAGGCAACTTCTCTTGAGCTCTCTTCCTTACTTGCTCGAGAAGAGAGCTTTCAGAAGCAGAAATCTAGAATCAAGCGGCTTGAGCTGGGGGACTCTAATTCTGCTTATTTTCATAGATCTCTGAAGGCCAAAGTTAATGCAAACTCCATTTTTCATCTTACAGCCCAAGATGGTTCCATTGTCTCCACTGTTAAAGGTATCAAAGACTTGGCTGTTCAACATTTTAAGGGCCTCTTCACCAGCTCTTAG